The Clostridium aceticum genomic interval TTAATTGGTCTGCAACGAAGTCAAAAGGTGCCTCTGTCATTAGTTCGATTCCACCTAAAGGAGAATAACCATACTTTTCAGTTAGTTTTCCAATTACTCCCAAAGCAGCAAACAACTCATCATAATAGGCTTTGAAGGCTTTCCCAAAAGCTATAGCTCTTTGACCAGGGTTTGTATCCAATTCTGTATAGATTCGAGGTAGAATTTTTTCCATAATACAATCATAGGGTGAAGCAATAAATTCATCATATTCTTCAGCTTCCAGCCCATGAATCTCAGGGTGCTGCATAAAACCACTGGAGCCCATAACAAAGTTTCTAGCTCCTAACAGTTTATAATGCAAAGGATTTCTTAAATTCATTGCTGCAGGATTAGTATCAGAAACAAAATCCTGACAAACCTTTTCATATACTTCCTCCAGCAAATTATAATCCCACTGTACTTCTGCTAGATCTTTGCCTGCATATTGAATGGCAAACTCAAGCGTTAAGTTGGAGTTAACTGGCACTCTCTTAGGAATTTTGCCATCATATATGTCTTTAAATAGTTGTGTTCTTTCCTGCTGTAAAGCCTTTACGTCTTGTGCCGTTACAGCACTAGTCATATTAGCTCACCCACCCTTGACAAATCTTTACTCCTTCTGCAGCATTTGTAGTGAAAGCATCTGCCCCAACATGTTGGCAAGCTTCTTTGGTTACAGGGTTACCACCGATGATGATTTTTACATCATCTCTTAATCCTTGATTTTTCATTTCATCTATAATATTTTTCATAGAATCAATAGCTAAAGTAAGCACGCCACTCATTCCTATAATCTGTGGTTTTGTTTCTTTAACCTTTTGTACAAAAGCTTCTGCTGATTGGTCAATACCGATATCATGTACTTCAAAACCAGCTGCTTCTGACATACTTCTAAAGATGTTTTTACCAATATCATGTAGGTCTCCCTCTACTGTACCAAGAACAATGGTGCCTACTTTTTCTGTAGATCCAGAACCAATTACTGGCTTTAATGTTTCAATAGCACTGGTTAATAATTCTCCTGCAAAGATTAAATCACCAACAAAGTACTCTCCCTTGTCAAATAAATCCCCTACAACTGCCATTCCTTGTTGGCATGCGTTTACTACCTTTTGTGCATCTTCTTCACTTGGGTTTGTTCCTACAAACTCATTTAGCATCTCTAATACTTGGTCCTCATCAAGTTCTCCTACCGCTTGTGTCAATACGTTTAAGTCCATTGTTAATTCTGCCATTTTTAATTCCCCCTTGTTTTTATTTGGATTGTATCGTTTAAAAAAACATCTCTCTTATCTGTATATTATTAATTAAGTACTTCATTTATAATTAAATAAGGTGATTGAATACGTTTTCAATTTTCTGTAGAAGGTTTCTATTTTTATTATCTATATGATTACTCCTTGATAGGACCAATTTTATTCTTTCTATAGGCATTGGAGTATTTTCTACAGTGCTTATCTTTTCCAAGTAGTGCTTCTGTTGCCAGCAATGCTGCCATCATATCTCTGTTGCAAGGATCCATAATTGCAGAGTCCATACCTACATAAGAAGCAATTGTTAAGAAACTTTGATTTACTACTTTTCTTAAAGGCATACCGAAGGAGATATTACTCAATCCTGAAGTCACTTTAATAGTAGGATACATTTCCTTAATTGTTTTGGTTGTTTCTACAAAGTTCGTTAAGGATGTATTGTCTGTTGAAAGTGCCATTACTAAAGGATCGATATGTATTCTATCTGGTGTAATATCATACTTTGCAGCCTTTTCAACCAAAATTTTTGTTATATCTACTCTTGTTTGAACATCTGAAGGAATTCCTTTATTATCACAGGTTAATCCAATTACCTGCCACTCTGTTCCTTGAATCAATGGGTAAATCACTTCACACTTTCCACCTTCTTCAGATACAGAATTAATAAGCCCTGGTTTTTTAGCATATTTTAATACAGCTTCAATTGTTTTTGCATTTGGACTATCAATACTTAATGGCTTGTTTACCGCATCTTGAACAATGTCCATTAACCACTTTAAGGTTTCAACTTCAAACTCAGGTGCAGTACTTGCACATACATCAATATAATCAGCACCTGTATCTACTTGCTTTAAGGCAAGATTTCGAATAAACTCTTCGTCTTTGCTTTCAATAGCTTTTTTCACACTTGGAATTGTTCCATTAATCTTTTCCCCAATAATAATCATTTAAATTCCCACCTTTATTAAAAATATATCTTCGTCTCCTGTATATACATGTATTGTATCTGTATATACTTATAATTATATCAGACATTTTTCTCCTGTCAATATATCTGTAAAGGTTTTTTATAATTTTCAAAATATTTTTTTCTATAGCAAATTTTAGATTTATCTATCACCTTTTAAGAAGGTTTTTAGAATTTCTTTTTCATAACTGTCCTTTATCTCTTCCAATAGCGCTATTCCTCTTTTACAGTACACCTCTAGCTCCAAGTCTAAATAGTCATTAAATACCTCGCCTATGACTTTATTTTTAATTGCTCTTACTTTGATCTCTGCCTTCACACGGTATAATATACCCAGCTCATAAGGACTTTTTAATTTTTTAGCATATCCTTCTGCTGTCTTTAGGTACGCCAATGCTCTTTTATATCTTCCTTCTCGAACTAATAACAGTGCCATGTATCCTTCAGCTACAGCCCTTCCCCAAAACACCTCTAGCTGACAATATAAGTCAATAGCTCTCTCTAAGTATTCCTTTGCCCTCTGATAATCTCCCATTTCCAAAGCAGCTTGTGCCGCATTGGTATTGAATTGAGTTAACCCTTTGATCACTTTATTTTCTTCGCATATAGCTATCGCCTGATCATAATAATTTAGAGCCTTAGAAAATTTCATATTATATCTTCTTATTTCTCCGATATAGTTGTAGGCCGCCGCAATATTTATCACATATTTATTGTCAAACTCTGTGATTTCCTCAAATATTTTTATGGAAGTTCTTAAAATCTCTTCTGCTTTGGTATACTCTGTCATCATCATTTTGTTTAGTCCTTTTAACCGCAGCAAAATTCCTATTTCTTTTGCATTGTCATAGACTTGAGCCAATGCAAGACCCTCTTCTACATACAAAGTCATTTCTTCAGTCTTATGGGTCTGTATGCAATAATAAATCATCTGCTTATAACCCTTTAAACTATATACATAGTCTCTGACTTTTCTTGATACCTCTATCATTTGCCGAATATAAGTCACACCTTCTTTGTATTGCCCTTCTCTTATGGCATGTCTGCCTCTTATATATAAGAATTCCATTTGCAATTTCATGACTTCCTTTAAAGAAGGATGATGCTCCTTCACCTGCTGCAATTCCACTTCCAGCTCCTTAAGAGATTGAAGTAATTCCTTTGCTGTAGCTCCAAAAAACTCTTCTTTTTCTGTATTTATCTGATTCGCTTGAGGAAATACTTCATAGCTAAAATCCAAGTAATTATTAATATTCTTTATCTTGTACATTAAAGCTTTAAATTGGTTTCCAGCATGAGAGAAATGATAAATTAATCTGGAATAATTTAATGTATCTACCTTGTCGTGTTTCAATCGATTTTCTATGATGTTCCCTACTTTGTTGTGTAATACTTTTCTCATGGCTGGAGACTGTTGCGAGTAAATAAACTCCCTCAATTTTAAATGCGTAAACTGAAATGCAATTTCACTTCCTTTGCCTAATTCCCCCACGATATTTTTGTTTTGTAATTCTTCTATGATCTGCATTACCTGTAGTTCATCCCAGTTCATCAAGTCAGTCAGTAGATCTAATGAAGCTTTATCAAAAAAGAGAGAAATGATATTTAATAGTTTTCTGCCTTCTTCAGAGACTTCCAAAAACCTGCTTTTTAAAATATCTTGCATTTTGGGAGTGATTTTATCAAAGTCCTTCTTTTTATTTATAGAATGAATATATTCCAAAATAAAGAAGGTATTTCCTTCTGTTTCTTTATATATTTTTTCTACTAAATCCCCTTCAGGTAAAACGTATGGTAACATCTTATGTACAAAATCTCCTACCTCCTGAGAAGTAAATCTTTTTATAAGCATTTCTTCAATAGGATAGTGTTTTTTTATCTTTGTCATAAATTTATCTATTTTTTTATCATAGCCATCTCTACATGTTCCTACAAAAAGTATATTCTTCCCTTGATCCTGTTGCAAAACACTACTTAGAAGGGATAAACTCATACTGTCTACCCATTGTAGATCCTCAAAAACAATGACGATTTTCTTTATCTTACTGATTTTTTTAAAAAATCCTAGTACAGCATCCTCTACAAGCCTATAGTTAAAGTGGTTTAGCTCCTCAACAAAGCTTATAGAAACTGTAGTATTTTCTGCTGCAAATCCAGGGAATATAGAGCTGAGTATATCCTTCCATAAGGGTGGAAGGTCTATTTCTTCTTGTAGGAGCATTTCTGATAACAAAGAAAAGATTGTATTCCATGGCTTTAAAAAATAGCTCTCCTCTGCTTGGTAACAGTTGGTTTCCATCAGATATACATCCTTCTTGTCTATGTTTTTTAAAAACTGATTTTTCAATCTACTTTTTCCGATACCAGCTTCTCCTACCACCAGATACGAATGACTGCTACCTTTTTTGATAAAACTTCTATAGTTATTTAATAGTCTTTTTACCTCTTCCTTTCTTCCGTAAAAAAAGTCTTCTTGTTTTCCTTGACTTCTTGTTTCTTCTTGTTGCCTATTGCTCAAAATCTCTTGAAGCAGATCTTTGGTAGCTACATCCGGCATGATTCCTAATTCCTCTTGCAGTACTTGTTGTAATCGATTATAAAGGTCTATCGCTTTATTATAAGACCCTTGGCGGCTGTACAAGTTCATAAGTATGCGATAGGCATTTTCATTATAGGAATCTGTATGAACCAGTAATTTTGCATAATATTCTAACATTTCCTGATCTTCTTCAGCAGAAAGCTGGTGTAGCTTTTCTTGGAGTTTTATAATATAGAGATCTCTATAATATCCTCTGTTTTCAGACATCCATCCTTCAAAAACTTCGTCTTCCTTAACATGAAAGCCTTGAAGAAATTCACCATCATAGATCTCAATAGCATTTTCTTCATCTGAGAGAAATACTTTTAAATCACTTTCTAGTTTGATATCAGGATTTAACATGACAATAGATTTTTTAGGAGAAATAATAATATTTAAATCAAAAGCTTTTCTAATCTTATACATTGCATTTCTTAAATTTTTTTTAGCCGTTTCCTCTTCCATCTCTCCCCACAAAAGATGTACTAGTTCATCCCGTGTAGCCTGTTGATGCACAACCAGGTAATAAAACAAGGCCTCCGCCTTTTTAAAAGGCAGAAACACTTTTTTACTATTTTTAAAAATAGTAGGTGTATTAAAGAACTTTACATAAATACAATCCATGACTTATCCACCTTTTTCTACTAAAATCTTTAAAAATCTGTTTTATAATCATTTAAAATTGATATTGATTTTTATTTAGTTCACATTTTTATTATAATGGATAAATAAAAATATGACAAAGGCTGCCCTCTGTCATATTTTACGATGATCTATGAATTTCAATTTAGGAAAAACATGTAAATGAACCTTGCTTCTCCTTTTCTATCTTCCATGTCTTTTACAACTTTACATTAGCTAGAATATCTTTTTCCAATGCGCCTATTTTTGTTTCTATTTCCTTCACCTTCTGAGAAACTTCTTCTACAAACGCAGCATCTTGGATAGATCCAAGGTTGATTTTTACATTATATAAAGCTGAAAGCACCGCAGTTCTTGCCATCATCGCTGCTACAGCTCCGTCTGTAATAGCATTTTGGTTTCCCTTTACAACGACAGTTTCAATCCTCTGCATCATAGAAAATGCTTTTTGTGCTACTGTTAGAGGCACTAAAGCTGCTTTTTTTGTTGCCTCTTCAATGGCCTCTTTTCTTTTAGCCACTTCTTCTTCTGTTTCTTTAGGCAGCTTAAAGGCAGCCATTACTTCGTTATAAGCATCTGAATCCTTATCGATGTCTTCTATTAGCTCTTGTCTAGCTTGAAGAACGTCTTTAACTACATCCTTCATCTCTTCTTCTACTTCCACATACTTTTTTCTTCCTATAGTTAAATTAGCCACCATTTCTGTTAGAGCAGCAGCTACTGAAGCACTTAGGGCTGCTACACTTCCTCCTCCTGGCACTGGATCATTAGAGGCGGTTTTTTGTAAAAAATCCTTTACGGTTAAATCTGTTAACATCTTTCTCTCCCCTTTCAAACCTTTTCTATTTTAGGAAAAACAACGACACCATCTTTCACTACCTTCTCTACTGTACTTACACCAATATGATAAGGTATGTACTTATAAGAGGGAAACTCCAAGATAACAATATCTCCTTGTTTTCCTATATCTATACTACCAATTTTATCAGCTCTGTCAACAGCTGCTGCTCCATTAATGGTTAGTGCTGTAAGGGCTTCTTCTGTAGTAATACCCATATACAGTGTAGCTAGAGCAAAAATCAGTGGAATAGACTCTGTAAAACAGCTGCCGGGATTCAAGTCTGTTGCTAAAGCCACAGCACAGTTTTGATCAATCATATACCTGCCTCTAGCAAACTCCTCCTTCAAGCTAAAGGCGGTTCCAGGTAGAAGGGTAGCTACTACTCCTGCCTTTTCCATATCTCTTATCCCCTGGTCAGAAGCCTGTAGCAAGTGATCAGCAGATATAGCACCCAACTCTGCTGCTAATTCTGCTCCTCCTAGTGGCACAATTTCATCCGCATGAAGTTTTATTTTAAAGCCCATTTCTTTTGCTTTTGTTAGAAGCCTTCTGGATTGTTCTATAGAAAATACCTTATCCTCACAAAAGACATCACAAAACTCCGCCAGTTTTCTTTCAGCTACATCTGGCATCACTTTTTCAATGAAAAAGTCTATCAATATATCTTCTTTTCCTTTATATTCCTTAGGTACTGCATGGGCACCTAAAAAGGTGCTGACAACATCAATAGGATGCACAGCGTCTACTTCCTTCATGACCTCCAACTGCTTCATTTCCGTATCATAATCTAAACCATAGCCGCTTTTACCTTCAACCGTTGTTACGCCAAAGGACAGCATGCAATCCAGTCTTTTCATAGCACTTTCGAAGAGTTCTTCCTTAGTAGCTTCCTTGGTAGCCTTCACACTGCTAAGGATACCTCCACCCCGTTCCATAATATCCATATAACTATCTCCTCGAAGTCTCCAAGAGAATTCTTCCGCTCTATAACCACCAAAGAGAAAATGTGTATGGGAATCAACAAAGCCAGGTAATACTGCCTTATTGCTGGCATCAATCACTTCGTAGTTTTCCTCAGAATATTGTTTTAGTATTTCTTCTGTCTTTCCCACCGCCTTGATAATGCCCTCTTCAATGACGACAGCCCCATCAAGAATAATTTGAAGGTCTGACATTTCCTTGCCTTTTTTTGCTCTAAACCCACTGCAGGTCACAAGTTCCGCAGCATTTTTGATCAATAAATTTCCTTTTTTCATCATCATCACTCCATCAATCTAGCTTCTAACACCTGCTCCATAGAAAAATCCTCTAAGCCAAGATAATAAGCTGCTGTATCTACAAGAGCTTCCATAGGAACAGAACCAATAACTTCACTTCCTATCACGTTTACCCCATATCGTTTGGCTTCTATTCTAATCAGTTCAAACACTCTATATAAAGCGGTTTTTGTATAGTCTGTCATATTCATAGAAACCTGAACAATGCCTCGGTCCTTTAACTCTACACCTATTCCTTTACAATATCTAAGGCCTCCACTCATATGTCTTACGTTTTTTGCAATCTTGTCAGCTATTTCTAATCGATCTGTATCTAAGTTTACATTGTAGGCCACTAAAGGCATCCTAGCACCTACAGCAGTAACACCAGCGGTAGGATGAATTTCCTTCGGTCCAAAGTCAGGATGCCAATCAGGTTGTTTTACTTTTTCAGCCATACCTTCAAACTGTCCTTTTCTCACTTGAGCCAAGTTCTCTCTTTCAGGTGTTGAAGCTGCCTTTTCGTATAAATAAATAGGTAGGTTATATTTTTTAGATGCTTCTTCAGCTACTTCCTTTGCCAGCTCTACTGCTTCTGTCATACTTACATTGGTAATAGGAATAAAGGGAACAACATCTACTGCGCCCATCCTAGGATGCTGTCCTTCGTGTTTGGTCATATCTATGACTTCTATGGCGATTCCTATCGCCTCTATTACTGCATTTTTTAGAGGCTGAGGCTCACCTACCACCGTTACCACTGCTCTATTATGATCTTCATCTCTGCTATAATCCAGTAGTTTTACCCCTTCTTTTCCTCTAAAGGCATCTACAATTTTTTCTATTTTTTGTAAATCTTTGCCTTCACTGAAATTAGGTACACATTGTAGAATTTTTTTCTTATGACTCATAATAAATTTTCCACCTTTCACTACATACTTATTATTTTTTGAAAGCCTTGTCTACTAAATCCTTTATCAAATCTTCCTTAGGAATAAAAGGTAAGGTAATATGATCGGTTGTAGTATTTTCTTGATTGTATTCTATACTAGTTGAAATAGAGTTTTCATTTCTAGCCCATGCTCTTCTAGCAACTCCCCCCATTACATCCCAAGGCATTGCAGTTCTTAGTATATTATCTACCCTTTCACTGCCATCTAGTACCATACCAAATCCACCATTAATCGATTTTCCTATTCCTACGCCGCCTCCATTATGAAGAGCAATTAAACTCATTCCTCTAGCTGCATTTCCTGCAAAACATTGGGTAGCCATATCTGCCATTACATTACTTCCGTCCTTGATATTTGAAGTTTCTCTAAAAGGGGAATCTGTACCACTTACATCATGATGATCCCGTCCTAGCATAATAGGACCTACTTCACCATTTCTAACCATCTCATTAAACTTCAGGGCGATTCTCGTTCTCCCCATAGCATCTTGGTATAGAATTCTCGCCTGCGTTCCAACCACCATCTTGTTTTTTTCTGCATCACGAATCCATACATAATTATCTCTATCTTGTCCTCTTCTATTAGGGTCGATCAGATCCATGGCTGCTTTATCAGTTTTGATTAAGTCTTCATGCTTTCCACTTAAGCATACCCATCTAAAAGGCCCATAGCCATAGTCAAATAACTCCGGTCCCATAATATCTTCTACATAAGAAGGAAAAATAAAACCTTCTTTTTCATCTCGACCATTCTTAGAAATTTCCTTTACACCAGCATCATAGACAGACTTCATAAAAGCATTGCCGTAATCGAAGAAATAGGTGCCTCTTTCTACCAGTGTTTTGATCAACTGAAAATGTTCCTTTAGCGTTTTGTCTACTAACTGTTTGAACTTTTCTCTATCACGTTTTAGCATATCTGTTCTCTCATCAAAACTCAGTTCTCTTGGACAATACCCACCTTCATATACAGCATGACAAGAGGTTTGATCAGAAAGTAAATCAATTTTTATATGGTTGTCTACAGCATACTGTAATAAATCAACAATATTTCCGTGATAAGCTATAGAAACAGTCTCCCTTTTTTCTATATATTCTTTGGCTGTATCAAATACTTCCTTTAGATCTGCGGAAACCTTGCTTACCCAACCTTGATCGTATCTAGTTTGAATTCTAGAGGAATCTACTTCAGCAACAATTCCTACACCATTGGCGATTTCTACAGCTTTAGGCTGGGCTCCACTCATTCCTCCAAGTCCCGATGTTACAAACAACACACCGCTTAGGTCTTCATCTTGTTTTAATCCTAGTTTTAATCTTCCTGCATTTAACAAAGTATTGAAGGTACCGTGGACAATTCCCTGTGGTCCTATATACATCCATCCTCCAGCTGTCATTTGTCCATAATTAGCAACCCCCATTTGCTCTGCTATGTCCCAATCCTTTAAGTTATCAAACATACCCACCATAAGGGCATTGGTAATAATAACTCTAGGTGCATCTGCCTTTGACTTAAATAAACCTAGGGGATGACCAGACTCAATGACTAGGGTTTGTTCATTGGTCATAACTTCAAGGTACTTTTTGATTAGCTGATATTGCATCCAGTTCTGACATACCTTTCCTGTTTCCCCATAGGTTACTAATTCATAAGGGTAAAGAGCAATATCAAAGTCTAAGTTGTTATCCATCATTACTTGAAAGGCTTTTCCTTCAATACAATTGCCTTTATATTCATCTATAGATTTTGCTTTTATATTTCCTTGTGGTCTATAACGATAGCCATAGATTCTTCCTAGTGTCATCAGTTCCTCTAAAAATTCCGGTGCCAAAACTTCATGTAATTCTTCAGGAATATAACGCAAGGCATTTTTCAAAGCTATTTCAGTCTGGGTTTTTGTAAGCTTAAAACCTCGATCAGGTGCTCGGCGAATACCCTCTACAAACTCAGGATATTCTGGTAAAACATTATCTAGTTTGATGGTCATTGCATGAAATATATTGGTATTACTGATCATGTCAAAACTCCCCTTTCAACTATTCTTTATATACTTCTCTTTAAGTTAAATTATATTGATCTTCCGTCACCATAACGTCTAATTTTTATATTTTTTGCAAAAAAAAGTCTGACTATTTGTCAGATTTTTTTGCTTATACTGCTTTTAGTATGTCCACAATACCATTATTTAATTGTTCTGTTAAATCAACATTTTTCCTTATTTCAATTGGATTGCCTAAAGCATCACGTAAAACTCTTACCACTGGTCTTGTGGGAAAATCTTCATGAGAATTCACCACAATTCCTTCTTCACCGGATCGTAGTTTTACTAAAGTTCCTACTGGATAAATAGAAATCTGCTTTAGAAATATTTTTACTAAATCACAGTCAAATTGATGATATCCCATCGTTATTAAATACTCGATGGCATCATGAGGAGGAATACCTGGTCGATAAACCCTGTGGGAGGTTAGAGCATCGTATACATCACATATAGCTACAATTCTTGAAAATTCATGTATTTGTTTACCTATAAGTCCGCTGGGGTATCCTTTTCCATCAAAACGTTCGTGGTGATCTCGAATAATCCAAGAAACTTCCTCCTTGAGTCCCTTTAGATTTCCTACTACTTGATACCCATATAACGTGTGTTTCTTCATTTCTTTATATTCTTCCTCTGTTAAAGCTCCTGGCTTCGTTAAAATTTCACTTCTGATATTTACCTTTCCTATGTCATGCAATAAAGCCCCTAGGCCTAAGATCTGCAGATCTTTTTTTTCATACTCTAAGGCTATACCCATAATTAAGGCCAAAACACATACGTTTACACAATGTCCGAAAGTATACTCGTCGATACTCCTTATATCCGTTAAATTTAAAAGAATACCTCTATCCTCCATCAACTCTTCAGTAAGCCGTAGGATAGCAGTTTGTAATTTTTGTATATCCATTTCTTTTTTCATGTGGATACCTGTCACTGCATCCTTTATTGCTGTTAAAGCTATTGTTCTTGTTTCTTCTGTAATGATCTTTTGTATTTCTGGTTTGCTGCTTTTACTCCAATATATATATATATGATTTATACTGTATCTTTTAAGTTTTTCTATGTAAAATTCCTTTAAAACCATCTCCCGATCTATTAGCAGTCTGCCTTCTTTTGTATATATGGGCTTCGCTAAAATCATTCCAGGTGTTGCTGCAGAAGTATAAAGTTTGATCACAGCCTTCCCCCCTCATTTTGGTTAAGTTTACCCTGTTGTTCTCTACTAAACAATATTTTCTACAAAAGAACCAAAATTCCTACTAAATATTAAAATATTTGTAGAAATTTTGGTTCTTTTAGTACTATTTTCCTAATCAAAACTTTCCTGATTCTTCATCTGCAGTCTTTTAGCAATTTCCTCGATTTTTCTTAATCTATGGTTAACACCAGATTTTCCAATGGAAGGCGTAATCATTTGTCCCAATTCCTTTAAACTAGCCTCTTGGTAGTTTAAACGCAAGTCAGCAATCTCTCTCAATCCTTCAGGTAGAGCATTAATCCCTACAGTATCCCTTATATACTCGATGTTTTCAATTTGTCTCATGGAAGCGTTTACAGTTTTGCTTAAATTTGCAGTTTCACAATTGACAATTCTATTTATATCATTTCTCATTTGTTTATAGACCCGGATATTCTCTAAATCTAATAATGCTTTATGGGCTCCTATAATATTTAAAATATCTACCACTTGATCTCCTTCTTTAATATAAACGACATAACTTCCTTTACGTTCTACAGTTTTAGCGTTTAGATTAAATTCATTAATTAAATTTTTGAGATCTTCACTATGCTGTAAGCTGTTGGTAACGAATTCTAAGTGGTAAGTTTTTTCTGGAGCACTGATAGAACCTCCACCTAAAAAGGCTCCCCTTAAATAAGCTCTTTTGCAGCAATGCTTTGTTAAAAGCTCCTTAGGAAGTTCATAGGTTATATCAAAAGAATTGTTATCTTCTTTTAAGATTCCTACTTGTTTTAGAATTGTTACACTCCCCATACCGTGACTAATCATCATCATATAGTAGTTATTTTTCTTGAGCCTTGAATTTCTTCTAATCATTACTTCCGTGTGAATTTCAAATAACTTTTTAATATATTTAAATATCTTTCTAGCAGTAGATGGATTTTCTGTATTGATTCTTAAATTGATTTTTTTAAGTCCTGTCAAGTGCAAAGTTCCACTCATCCTTATAAGAGCTGCTAATTCCGCTAGTTTACAACAATGTTGTTCTGGAAAAATTCTTGCCAACTCTGACTTGGTATTTGCTGAAAAAGACATAACATCACAACCTTTTATCTTATTATTTAGTATTTCCAAAATTAAGTATTATAATTTTAAAAGAACTGTACAAAATAGTAGTGGGTAATATATATTATTAATGGAGGTGTATTGATCAATGAAACAACATCCAAAAATGGAAGTAATGTGTCACGTACACAACTGTAAGTTTAATGAAACCGACTACTGTTTTGCTCCAAAATTAGAAGTAAATGCAAAAGGCAATGCAGATATGGCTAATTCTTCTGACGAAGCACTTTGTACAACTTTCCAATCTAAATAATTCATCTATCTATAAGACCTCACTTACTTTGTGAGGTCTTCTTAATTTCTCGAATAGCTTTTTGGATAATTTCTTTCTCGTCATCGTATTTTGCTAAACCTGCAGCACGATTGATATGAATAAACTTTGCATCAATAAATCCTTCTTCTTTAAGAGGTATGCACTGGATTTGCCTTGCTCGCATCAAAAACCAATGAACTGTCTTATTAATAAGGTCATTATCTTCCCAACTATTTTTAAATGTATAATGAATTTCTCCTAAATATTTCAATACTTCAACTTTTACAGCTGCTTCTTCATGTACCTCCCGCACAGCAGCTTCTTCGATTGTCTCAGGATGTTCTACTTTTCCCTTTGGAAGTACCCAGTCCCCATTATATTTTTTTAACAATAGTATTGCATTGCCAAAAACCACTACCCCGCCAGCGCTGATTTCCTCTCTCACAACTTCAACTCCTTTAAGCTTTATGCGCATTAATCCACGATGAAGTCCTCTAGTATGTCTATTTATTATTTAATAATTTTTTGTGAAATATTATAATAATAAATTACCATATTAAATTATTTATTTC includes:
- a CDS encoding NUDIX hydrolase — encoded protein: MREEISAGGVVVFGNAILLLKKYNGDWVLPKGKVEHPETIEEAAVREVHEEAAVKVEVLKYLGEIHYTFKNSWEDNDLINKTVHWFLMRARQIQCIPLKEEGFIDAKFIHINRAAGLAKYDDEKEIIQKAIREIKKTSQSK